One Lysinibacillus sp. OF-1 DNA segment encodes these proteins:
- the vanR gene encoding VanR-ABDEGLN family response regulator transcription factor gives MHLNILVVDDEKEIADLIELYLKNENYHVFKYYTAQEALACIIRENVDLAVLDIMMPEIDGFTILQKIRETFNFPVIMLTAKEEEIDKINGFSLGADDYITKPFRPLELVARVKAQIRRFTLYNQGSKQTEDIIDFAGLMINQNTRQVFLNERQVSLTPTEFAILWYLCTNRGKVISSEQLFQEIWGDKYFNSNNTVMVHIRHLREKMKDSAENPKFIKTVWGVGYTIEK, from the coding sequence ATTCATTTGAATATTTTAGTTGTTGACGATGAAAAAGAAATTGCAGATTTAATTGAGTTATATTTAAAAAATGAAAACTACCATGTATTTAAGTACTATACAGCTCAAGAGGCTCTGGCGTGTATTATACGGGAAAATGTGGATTTAGCTGTTCTCGATATTATGATGCCAGAGATAGATGGCTTTACCATTTTACAAAAAATCCGAGAAACATTTAATTTTCCAGTGATTATGCTTACGGCAAAGGAAGAAGAGATTGATAAAATAAATGGATTTTCTTTAGGAGCAGATGATTATATAACAAAGCCATTTCGTCCATTGGAATTGGTTGCTCGTGTCAAGGCACAAATAAGAAGATTTACATTGTACAACCAAGGTTCGAAGCAAACAGAAGATATCATTGATTTCGCTGGTTTGATGATCAATCAGAACACACGGCAGGTCTTTTTAAATGAAAGACAGGTATCCCTAACCCCTACGGAATTCGCAATTCTATGGTATTTGTGTACAAATCGAGGGAAGGTCATTAGTTCAGAGCAATTATTTCAAGAAATTTGGGGGGACAAGTATTTTAACAGCAATAATACCGTAATGGTTCATATACGACATTTAAGGGAAAAAATGAAAGATTCTGCGGAAAACCCAAAATTTATTAAAACTGTTTGGGGAGTGGGGTATACCATTGAAAAATGA
- a CDS encoding sensor histidine kinase, with the protein MILQIVFILIIAIIIGFIINFAFIDGVLQAPFADAFIAFCENVLQLDYFAAQNAYNVLFQQNKPLWLTIGFILLLLIIFYIALSRFTRYFHQISNSIITLADESEKEIHLPTELDFLEKKLNDVKYKLEKRARDAQEAEQRKNDLVVYLAHDIKTPLTSIIGYLSLLDEARDMPVEQKEKYVTITLEKSYRLEQLINEFFEITRFNLQSIVLEKDLIPLNYMLMQVADEFYPLLAPKGQKAIVNIDGEMTIYADRNKLARVFNNILKNAIAYSEPNSTIEISAQNENNQTFISFKNTGKTIPPEKLKMIFEKFYRLDSARSTQTGGAGLGLAISNEIVQAHGGTITATSHHNQTVFIVMIPANS; encoded by the coding sequence ATGATTTTACAAATCGTTTTTATTCTTATTATAGCAATCATAATAGGTTTTATAATCAACTTTGCATTCATTGATGGTGTTTTACAAGCTCCCTTTGCAGATGCTTTTATAGCCTTTTGCGAAAATGTCTTGCAGCTCGATTACTTTGCTGCACAAAATGCCTACAATGTGTTATTTCAACAAAATAAACCTCTTTGGCTTACTATAGGATTTATCCTATTATTGTTGATCATTTTTTATATTGCCCTCTCTCGTTTTACTCGTTATTTTCATCAAATTAGTAACAGTATCATTACGCTTGCAGATGAGTCAGAGAAGGAAATTCATCTTCCGACAGAGCTCGATTTTTTAGAGAAGAAATTAAATGATGTGAAATATAAATTAGAAAAGCGTGCGAGGGATGCACAAGAAGCAGAACAACGTAAAAATGATCTGGTTGTTTATTTAGCCCATGATATAAAAACACCCTTAACATCTATCATTGGTTACTTAAGCCTTTTAGATGAGGCAAGGGATATGCCTGTTGAGCAAAAAGAAAAATATGTAACGATTACATTAGAGAAATCCTATAGACTAGAACAATTAATCAATGAGTTTTTTGAAATCACAAGATTTAATTTACAATCCATCGTTTTAGAGAAAGACCTTATTCCTCTTAACTATATGTTAATGCAAGTAGCCGATGAGTTTTACCCATTGTTAGCACCAAAGGGTCAAAAAGCCATCGTCAATATAGATGGAGAGATGACTATCTATGCAGACAGAAATAAATTAGCAAGGGTATTTAATAATATTTTAAAAAATGCAATTGCCTATAGTGAACCCAACAGTACAATCGAAATTAGTGCACAAAATGAAAACAATCAAACGTTTATTTCATTTAAGAATACAGGGAAGACCATACCGCCTGAAAAATTAAAGATGATATTCGAAAAGTTTTACCGTTTAGATAGTGCAAGGTCTACACAAACGGGTGGTGCTGGACTTGGTTTAGCCATTTCAAATGAAATTGTGCAAGCCCATGGAGGGACGATTACAGCTACTTCTCATCACAATCAAACCGTGTTCATAGTTATGATTCCAGCCAATTCTTAA
- a CDS encoding D-alanyl-D-alanine carboxypeptidase family protein produces the protein MFTRKGIVSILFLFMIVFVYLILKETPVTLRQEMVDSPKVISTMSSDMLNIDLYSSNAILVNLDENQVLLDKNSEEVIYPASLTKMMTVLVAIEQIPSLQDEIVLPKNIFNDLYEENASVAGFLPNERLTIEDLLYGSMLPSGAEASIGLAEYAAGSERKFVKLMNDKAQQLGMKNTHFMNTTGLHHPDHYTTVKDMSLLLQYALTNDEFRNVYTAERYSIKSTNLHPEGITFTNRMFQHMTSSVLPGGKILGGKTGYTEDAGLCLASLATVNGQEYVLVTVGAEGGPRTEQYNITDAFSVYSQL, from the coding sequence ATGTTCACAAGAAAAGGTATTGTAAGTATATTGTTCCTGTTCATGATCGTATTTGTTTATTTGATATTGAAAGAAACACCTGTAACATTACGTCAGGAGATGGTTGATTCACCAAAAGTAATATCGACGATGAGTAGCGATATGCTCAATATCGATTTATATAGTTCTAATGCCATTTTAGTGAATTTAGATGAAAATCAAGTACTATTAGATAAAAATAGTGAGGAAGTCATTTATCCTGCATCTTTGACGAAAATGATGACTGTTTTAGTCGCGATTGAGCAAATTCCAAGCTTACAAGATGAAATCGTTTTACCTAAAAACATCTTTAATGATTTATACGAGGAAAATGCTTCAGTGGCAGGTTTTCTTCCGAATGAGAGGTTGACGATAGAGGATTTATTGTATGGTTCCATGCTGCCATCAGGTGCAGAGGCATCCATTGGTTTAGCTGAATATGCTGCTGGTTCAGAACGGAAATTTGTAAAGCTTATGAATGATAAGGCGCAGCAACTGGGAATGAAAAATACTCATTTTATGAATACAACAGGACTGCATCATCCAGATCATTATACAACTGTGAAAGATATGTCACTACTCTTACAATATGCCTTAACAAATGATGAGTTTCGAAATGTTTATACAGCAGAAAGATATTCTATTAAGTCAACGAACCTTCATCCGGAGGGTATTACATTTACTAATCGAATGTTTCAACATATGACATCAAGTGTATTGCCAGGAGGGAAAATCCTAGGTGGCAAGACGGGTTATACAGAGGATGCAGGATTATGTTTAGCAAGTTTAGCAACTGTTAATGGACAAGAATATGTGTTAGTGACAGTAGGAGCTGAAGGAGGTCCTCGGACGGAGCAATATAACATTACGGATGCATTTTCTGTGTATAGTCAATTGTAA
- a CDS encoding VOC family protein produces MGRLVHFEIHVNDMERAKHFYGKVFGWSFQDWSDYAGMPYFGAVTGEEDELGINGALMQRQGPPPEVNQALNGFACTMGVESYDGTEAKILENGGKVAISKHALPGMAWQGYYIDTEGNIFGIHQPDKNAK; encoded by the coding sequence ATGGGAAGATTAGTTCATTTTGAAATCCACGTAAATGATATGGAGCGGGCAAAGCATTTTTACGGGAAAGTATTTGGCTGGTCATTTCAAGACTGGAGTGACTATGCAGGCATGCCGTACTTTGGAGCAGTGACAGGTGAGGAAGATGAACTTGGTATTAATGGTGCGTTAATGCAACGCCAAGGCCCACCACCAGAAGTCAATCAAGCGTTGAATGGCTTTGCTTGTACCATGGGTGTCGAAAGTTACGATGGAACAGAAGCCAAAATTCTTGAAAATGGTGGCAAAGTAGCTATCTCGAAACATGCTTTACCTGGGATGGCATGGCAAGGCTATTATATCGATACAGAAGGCAATATTTTTGGCATTCACCAACCTGATAAAAATGCAAAGTAG
- a CDS encoding CamS family sex pheromone protein has translation MKKRKCLFSLIASIGLLASCSSGEVEPDTTNEKMYISSIQKKEAYEIQQPAKSNIARGLMVNNMNNALNINEIERGLMDLSVNHFATEKYYLQEGQYLDEQMIKQWLGRKTEEGIGLNPAIETRTGDVLEDEKKYPLILSHVVEHNFIHKESNKLEGMSIAISLNEFYDIRVSDDKGLIYTGQVKVDQNDDDSNDVKNYGKKIAGKIIQDIRNNKKIPEVPIYLTLYQESNINDIIPGLFLAETFIAKGENTITKWSEIDKKYYSFPSEALYSLDQNMYNKLLIFKEDIQAGFKHLNPKIIGRLRYEEGKLTDIKMEVHAPLINDTELVGLLQLISTKLNTILFEYIPITVRIIDQKKDVGIVLWEPTEKQIFANPI, from the coding sequence ATGAAAAAGAGAAAGTGTTTATTTAGTTTAATCGCATCCATAGGGTTATTAGCATCTTGTAGTAGTGGTGAGGTTGAGCCTGATACGACGAATGAAAAAATGTATATTTCATCTATTCAAAAAAAGGAAGCCTATGAAATTCAACAGCCTGCAAAAAGTAATATTGCGCGAGGCTTAATGGTTAACAATATGAATAATGCGTTAAATATAAATGAAATAGAGAGGGGACTCATGGATTTATCTGTGAATCATTTTGCAACTGAAAAGTATTATTTGCAGGAAGGTCAATATTTGGATGAGCAAATGATTAAGCAATGGTTAGGGAGAAAAACAGAGGAAGGTATTGGCTTGAACCCAGCCATTGAAACTAGAACTGGTGATGTTTTAGAGGATGAGAAAAAGTATCCGCTAATTCTCTCTCATGTAGTAGAACATAATTTTATTCATAAGGAAAGTAACAAGCTAGAGGGAATGTCGATTGCGATATCGTTAAATGAATTTTATGATATACGTGTATCGGATGACAAAGGGTTAATTTACACAGGACAAGTGAAAGTAGATCAAAATGATGATGATAGCAATGATGTGAAAAATTACGGCAAAAAAATAGCTGGCAAGATCATTCAGGATATAAGAAACAATAAAAAGATACCGGAAGTCCCTATTTATTTAACTTTATATCAGGAATCCAACATAAATGATATTATTCCTGGCTTATTTTTAGCTGAAACCTTTATTGCAAAAGGAGAAAATACTATAACAAAGTGGTCTGAGATTGATAAAAAGTATTACTCATTTCCATCAGAGGCATTATATAGCTTAGATCAAAATATGTATAATAAATTATTAATTTTTAAAGAAGATATTCAAGCAGGGTTTAAGCATTTAAACCCTAAAATTATAGGGAGACTTCGCTATGAAGAGGGTAAATTAACAGATATTAAAATGGAAGTACACGCGCCGCTAATCAATGATACGGAATTAGTAGGCTTGTTACAACTGATTAGTACAAAATTAAATACGATTTTATTTGAGTATATCCCTATTACCGTTCGGATCATTGATCAGAAGAAGGATGTGGGAATTGTTCTATGGGAACCGACAGAAAAACAAATTTTCGCAAATCCTATCTAA
- a CDS encoding NtaA/DmoA family FMN-dependent monooxygenase (This protein belongs to a clade of FMN-dependent monooxygenases, within a broader family of flavin-dependent oxidoreductases, the luciferase-like monooxygenase (LMM) family, some of whose members use coenzyme F420 rather than FMN.) has translation MTMRRHLIIGMHIAVHGNHGKKGALLDEHIAFAQRAEEAKLDFLFKADYLVAHPELMAKTKGTVGLDPSFLMATVARETKQIGLVTTISTSFIPPYLIARQLQSLNWISEGRVGWNIVTSIDGANNFSNEPMASSEERYAKASECIEVVKQLWHSHPYEVLETNGDLEKINELVKPIEHEGEFFHINGPLNLPMHPAGDIPFFQAGASDVGRQFAATVSNAIFAATPAMEVGVEMRNDLRKRAVEVGRSADDIRLLPGLYFFIGDTYEEALEMYRQAHAHLTLERRYSALESVIGMDIRHLALQDQITADMLPPKDQKVRSKTHADLVRRYIIDNEPTVEVLLARPEVIGSAHLVAIGTPQDIVNQIITFYEEGALDGFIAVPGGPPKSLDLFFSDVIPMLVERGLFRAEYEGSTLRSHLGLDVLLPN, from the coding sequence ATAACAATGAGAAGACATCTTATTATTGGCATGCATATAGCTGTACATGGTAATCATGGTAAGAAGGGTGCATTACTTGATGAACATATTGCATTTGCACAGCGTGCTGAGGAAGCTAAATTAGATTTTTTATTTAAGGCTGATTATTTAGTAGCACATCCAGAATTAATGGCTAAAACAAAAGGAACGGTTGGCTTAGATCCTAGCTTTTTAATGGCAACGGTGGCACGAGAAACTAAGCAGATTGGTTTAGTGACTACCATCTCGACATCCTTTATACCACCATATTTGATTGCACGTCAATTGCAATCGTTGAATTGGATTAGTGAGGGACGAGTAGGCTGGAATATCGTCACTTCCATTGATGGGGCCAATAATTTCAGTAATGAACCTATGGCTTCATCAGAGGAGAGGTATGCTAAAGCCTCAGAATGTATAGAGGTCGTGAAACAGCTATGGCATAGTCATCCCTATGAAGTATTGGAAACAAATGGTGATTTAGAGAAAATAAATGAGCTTGTCAAGCCGATTGAGCATGAGGGTGAGTTTTTCCATATTAATGGCCCTTTAAATCTACCTATGCATCCAGCAGGAGATATACCATTCTTCCAAGCAGGTGCATCGGATGTAGGTCGTCAATTTGCGGCTACTGTTTCCAATGCGATTTTTGCAGCGACACCTGCTATGGAGGTGGGTGTTGAAATGCGTAATGACTTGCGTAAACGCGCGGTTGAGGTTGGTCGTTCAGCCGATGATATTCGGTTATTACCAGGGCTCTATTTCTTTATAGGCGATACATATGAGGAAGCACTCGAAATGTACCGTCAAGCACATGCACATTTAACACTTGAGCGTCGCTATAGTGCTCTAGAATCAGTGATAGGCATGGATATTCGTCATTTGGCACTGCAAGATCAGATAACGGCTGATATGCTGCCGCCAAAAGATCAAAAAGTACGTAGTAAAACACATGCCGATTTGGTGCGTCGTTATATTATCGACAATGAACCAACTGTTGAGGTATTGCTTGCACGTCCAGAAGTAATTGGCTCAGCTCACCTTGTGGCAATCGGCACACCACAGGACATTGTCAATCAAATCATTACTTTTTATGAGGAGGGTGCATTGGATGGCTTTATTGCTGTACCAGGTGGACCTCCGAAATCTTTAGATTTATTCTTTAGTGATGTGATCCCTATGCTAGTAGAGCGGGGGCTATTCCGTGCTGAATATGAAGGGAGCACATTACGTTCCCATTTAGGTCTAGATGTACTATTACCCAATTAA
- a CDS encoding TIGR03943 family putative permease subunit has protein sequence MKFHVQQALRALILLAFSAMIASLHWTGELTKFINPKYESLSQTAAILFFILFLVQLTGVISFTQTTHHCDDSGHACCSHHDHGHSVFTRKKWLAYLIIMTPILTGFFVPAKILDAAIADKKGGAFFLTQQSQPSKIEDYLTSNETIDENIYDEHDPDPKLMEEKQEMTKKQYEQLKQQLFQQTMLKMTDEDYTIYYEDMHQHLANYLGKQIQLKGFVLKEDSFTEKQLVVSRFLITHCVADASIVGFLTEFPEVPTIKEDTWIEVIGTIGQTTYEGASLPVIHIDDWVTIEQPESPYLYPINIRMSF, from the coding sequence ATGAAATTTCACGTTCAGCAAGCGCTAAGAGCCCTTATTCTACTTGCTTTCTCAGCTATGATTGCGAGCCTGCATTGGACCGGGGAACTAACAAAATTCATTAACCCCAAATATGAAAGCCTTAGCCAAACAGCTGCCATTTTATTTTTTATACTGTTTCTTGTTCAGCTAACAGGAGTCATATCATTTACCCAGACGACCCATCATTGCGACGACAGTGGACATGCTTGCTGTTCACATCATGACCATGGTCATTCAGTCTTTACACGCAAAAAATGGCTAGCCTATCTTATTATTATGACACCGATTTTGACGGGCTTCTTCGTGCCTGCCAAAATTTTAGATGCTGCAATCGCTGATAAAAAGGGTGGGGCCTTCTTTCTCACTCAGCAAAGTCAACCATCCAAAATTGAGGATTACCTCACTTCAAATGAAACGATTGATGAAAATATCTATGACGAGCATGATCCTGACCCTAAACTAATGGAGGAAAAGCAGGAAATGACAAAAAAGCAATATGAACAATTAAAGCAACAGCTATTTCAACAAACTATGCTGAAAATGACAGATGAGGATTATACGATTTATTACGAGGACATGCATCAACATCTAGCAAACTATTTAGGGAAGCAAATCCAGTTAAAAGGCTTTGTTTTGAAAGAAGATAGCTTTACAGAAAAGCAACTAGTGGTTTCCAGATTCCTTATTACCCATTGTGTTGCTGATGCAAGTATCGTAGGCTTTTTGACAGAATTTCCTGAGGTTCCAACTATCAAAGAGGATACATGGATTGAGGTAATCGGTACAATCGGTCAAACAACTTATGAGGGTGCAAGCCTACCCGTTATTCATATTGATGATTGGGTAACAATTGAACAGCCTGAATCACCATATCTTTACCCCATAAATATTCGAATGAGTTTCTAG
- a CDS encoding permease: MERLHLSRYVLNFWFIFMLLVSLLPFLLFNISALSDLSSSLLSLHTIFLSILIEALPFVLIGIIIAGFIQIFITEEHIQRWIPQNAVMAVVMSCLVGALFPACECGIVPIVRRLIAKGVPIHAAIGFMLTGPLINPIVILSTYMAFGNDLKIASLRMLLGFVIAIVVALLISLFFKGSQFKSSLQPHSLATANQPTSFVTKLFNMFKHAIDEFFDMGKYLIIGAFLAAFVQTYVSTKTLVEIGDGVSSSILVMMGLAFILSLCSEADAFIGASFSATFSTPSILAFLVFGPMIDLKNTIMLMSVFRFKFVFWLAALVAIIVYISIWILSPYL; this comes from the coding sequence GTGGAACGTCTCCATCTTTCAAGGTATGTATTGAATTTTTGGTTCATCTTCATGCTATTAGTAAGCTTGCTACCATTCCTGTTATTCAATATCTCAGCATTAAGTGATTTAAGTTCCTCTTTACTCAGTCTGCATACTATTTTTTTAAGTATTTTAATTGAGGCATTACCGTTTGTGTTAATTGGTATCATCATTGCGGGCTTTATTCAGATTTTTATCACAGAGGAACATATTCAAAGGTGGATTCCTCAAAATGCGGTAATGGCCGTTGTCATGAGCTGTCTTGTAGGCGCATTATTTCCAGCCTGCGAATGTGGAATCGTGCCTATTGTGAGAAGATTGATTGCCAAAGGTGTACCGATACATGCAGCTATAGGCTTTATGTTAACTGGCCCACTCATTAATCCAATCGTTATTCTCTCTACCTATATGGCATTTGGAAATGATTTGAAAATAGCCAGCTTACGAATGCTGCTAGGTTTTGTTATCGCTATTGTCGTAGCATTACTCATTAGCTTGTTTTTTAAAGGTTCACAATTTAAAAGCTCCTTACAACCTCATTCATTGGCAACAGCTAACCAACCAACATCCTTTGTCACAAAACTATTCAATATGTTCAAACATGCCATTGATGAATTTTTTGATATGGGCAAATACTTAATTATTGGGGCATTTTTAGCTGCTTTTGTCCAAACCTATGTATCTACCAAAACACTCGTAGAAATTGGAGATGGCGTATCCTCCTCTATTTTGGTCATGATGGGCTTAGCCTTTATTCTTTCACTTTGCTCGGAGGCAGATGCCTTTATTGGGGCATCCTTTAGTGCTACTTTCTCAACCCCATCCATTCTTGCATTTCTTGTTTTTGGTCCCATGATTGACTTGAAAAATACCATTATGTTAATGAGCGTATTTCGCTTCAAATTTGTCTTCTGGTTAGCCGCCTTAGTGGCTATCATTGTCTATATTAGTATATGGATTCTTTCACCGTATCTCTAA
- a CDS encoding helix-turn-helix domain-containing protein: MKISTIDLQYISQLISEIHHLPVSYINVAGEVVFEYSSAEYTSNPSYISLKEQLKTYPYHTASNSYPIFFSIAECNYFYINLTVDNQYLGALVVGPSLSPVIEDTIKSTIYHEPDLFPTLHYQQCLAISLFVYYSIYQKKISKTAVIHHNHALKPLIRHEGHTALELSYARRKDSVHTNLYYEKILLDNVKNGRMEKLNEVLNYSIVGQAQLGVLSKHNHLRSVQYLMITGIALICRAAIEGGLNEETAFTLSDFYIQKLEDQSSLIDILSLMEEAIYDFTRRVSQAKQNKYSAPITTCIHSIENQLYSEITLNQLSAICHLSPNYLSSLFKKEVGISFSEYIQQQRIEEAKKLLTYTSYPILDIGSLLNFTDQSYFIKVFKKFTGITPKQYRNKDVHQ, encoded by the coding sequence GTGAAAATATCCACTATCGATCTTCAATATATAAGTCAACTAATTTCTGAAATACATCATCTCCCTGTCTCTTATATTAATGTAGCGGGAGAAGTAGTTTTTGAATATTCATCAGCAGAATATACCAGTAATCCATCCTATATTTCTCTAAAGGAACAGCTAAAAACATACCCATATCATACGGCTTCAAATAGCTATCCTATTTTTTTCTCTATAGCTGAATGCAATTATTTTTATATTAACTTAACAGTAGACAATCAATATTTAGGGGCGCTTGTAGTTGGGCCGTCCCTTTCACCAGTAATAGAAGACACTATAAAATCAACTATTTATCATGAGCCTGATTTGTTTCCTACTCTCCATTATCAGCAATGCTTAGCCATCAGTTTATTTGTTTATTATTCAATCTACCAAAAAAAAATATCTAAAACAGCTGTGATTCACCACAACCACGCGTTAAAGCCCCTTATTCGTCATGAGGGACATACTGCGCTTGAACTTTCCTATGCAAGAAGAAAAGATAGTGTGCATACAAATCTTTACTATGAAAAAATATTGTTAGACAATGTGAAAAATGGGCGGATGGAGAAATTAAACGAAGTCTTGAACTATTCCATTGTCGGACAAGCACAACTTGGAGTGCTTTCAAAGCACAATCATTTAAGAAGTGTACAATATTTGATGATTACAGGAATTGCACTAATTTGTCGTGCTGCTATTGAAGGTGGATTAAATGAAGAAACAGCCTTTACATTAAGTGATTTTTACATTCAAAAACTTGAGGATCAAAGCAGCTTAATCGACATTCTTTCGTTAATGGAGGAAGCTATTTATGATTTTACACGTCGTGTGTCACAAGCTAAGCAAAACAAATATTCAGCACCCATTACAACCTGCATCCATTCGATCGAAAATCAACTATATAGTGAAATAACACTCAATCAACTTTCAGCAATTTGCCACTTAAGCCCCAATTATCTTTCTTCCTTGTTTAAAAAGGAAGTAGGGATTTCCTTTAGTGAATATATTCAGCAACAAAGGATTGAAGAGGCAAAAAAGCTATTAACCTATACAAGCTACCCCATTTTAGACATTGGTTCATTACTTAATTTCACAGATCAAAGCTATTTTATAAAAGTTTTCAAGAAATTTACAGGTATCACCCCTAAGCAATATAGAAATAAGGATGTCCATCAATAA
- a CDS encoding SDR family NAD(P)-dependent oxidoreductase, whose translation MDLLNKIAVVTGAGSGIGRASSLKLASNGAKVVVVDFNKATGEETLSLIKKQGGEGIFVQADVSRNEDVQKYVNVAVDTYGRIDIFFNNAGVIQKISPLTEIEDVEYERIMAINVKGVFLGLKYVLKVMEEQGSGSIINTASTAGIRSEHSMAVYSASKHAVVGLTKAASLEYVKKGIRINGICPGGVETALTNSVTTMFETGGYIPEEIPNMRMGRYAKPEELAEMVVFLASDKASYMTGSIVVVDGGLTL comes from the coding sequence ATGGATCTTTTGAATAAAATTGCAGTTGTAACAGGTGCTGGAAGCGGTATTGGAAGAGCCAGCAGTTTGAAGCTTGCTAGCAATGGTGCAAAAGTGGTAGTCGTTGATTTCAACAAAGCAACAGGGGAAGAGACATTAAGCTTGATTAAAAAGCAAGGTGGAGAAGGTATCTTCGTTCAGGCAGATGTTTCGAGAAACGAAGATGTTCAAAAATATGTAAATGTTGCTGTTGATACTTATGGACGCATTGATATATTTTTCAATAATGCAGGAGTTATTCAAAAAATTTCTCCATTAACAGAGATTGAGGATGTAGAGTATGAACGCATTATGGCTATCAATGTGAAAGGTGTATTCCTTGGCTTAAAATATGTTTTAAAGGTAATGGAAGAACAAGGTAGCGGCTCTATTATTAATACGGCTTCAACAGCTGGAATTCGTAGTGAGCATAGTATGGCTGTTTACTCTGCAAGTAAGCATGCAGTAGTAGGTTTAACAAAAGCAGCTTCTTTAGAGTATGTAAAAAAGGGGATTCGAATCAACGGAATTTGTCCAGGAGGCGTAGAGACAGCATTAACAAACAGTGTAACAACTATGTTTGAAACAGGTGGCTATATTCCAGAAGAAATTCCAAATATGAGAATGGGACGCTATGCAAAACCAGAGGAACTGGCTGAAATGGTTGTTTTCCTAGCATCAGACAAAGCAAGCTATATGACAGGCTCAATCGTGGTAGTTGATGGCGGCTTAACTTTATAA